A single Phaenicophaeus curvirostris isolate KB17595 chromosome 26, BPBGC_Pcur_1.0, whole genome shotgun sequence DNA region contains:
- the PNMT gene encoding phenylethanolamine N-methyltransferase codes for MSSLAALREGYERFDPRAYLHNNYLPPRADFSSEEFVVPWKLRCLAETFASGEIRGHTLIDVGSGPTIYQLLSACDHFEEIVATDYLAVNREELGRWARGEPGTFDWSPFIQHVCKIEGRGEPWQEKERRLRGRLRRILPIDVHQPDPLGAPLRPPADALLSAFCLEAVSPDRAAFARALAHVGSLLRPGGHALLLGALGESFYLAGAARLPVVPLDEADVRRALADANFVLRDLRSYAMPPALRTGVDDVDGVFFAHAQKPLEA; via the exons ATGAGCAGCCTGGCCGCCCTCCGCGAGGGCTACGAGCGCTTCGACCCCCGCGCTTACCTGCACAACAACTACCTGCCGCCCCGCGCTGACTTCTCCTCCGAGGAGTTCGTGGTGCCATGGAAGCTGAGGTGCCTGGCCGAGACCTTCGCCAGCG GCGAGATCCGGGGGCACACGCTGATCGACGTGGGCTCGGGCCCCACCATCTACCAGCTGCTGAGCGCCTGCGACCACTTTGAGGAGATCGTGGCCACCGACTACCTGGCGGTGAACCGGGAGGAGTTGGGGCGCTGGGCGCGGGGCGAGCCTGGCACCTTCGACTGGAGCCCCTTCATCCAGCACGTCTGCAAGATCGAGGGGCGCGG GGAGCcctggcaggagaaggagcGTCGTCTGCGGGGGCGACTGCGGCGCATCCTGCCCATCGACGTGCACCAGCCGGACCCGCTGGGTGCCCCTCTGCGCCCGCCGGCCGACGCGCTGCTCTCCGCCTTCTGCCTGGAAGCCGTCAGCCCCGACCGAGCCGCCTTCGCCCGGGCGCTGGCCCACGTGGGCTCGCTCCTGCGGCCGGGGGGCCACGCGCTGCtgctgggggctctgggggaaTCTTTTTACCTGGCGGGGGCCGCGCGCCTGCCCGTGGTGCCGCTGGACGAGGCCGACGTCCGCAGGGCCCTCGCCGACGCCAACTTCGTGCTGCGCGACCTCCGCTCGTACGCCATGCCCCCCGCGCTCCGCACCGGCGTGGACGACGTCGACGGCGTCTTCTTCGCCCACGCCCAGAAGCCTCTGGAAGCCTGA
- the PGAP3 gene encoding post-GPI attachment to proteins factor 3 isoform X2 has product MAARTALLLLLGAAAAPGPARGSQGDREPMYRECLSRCERQNCSGAALRHFRARQPLYMGLTGWTCRDDCKYECMWQTVRLYVQGGHKVPQFHGKVSLNAWFWSTVFHTRDTAVTEKLDYFCASAVVLHSVYLCCVRTLGLQRPALISIFRAFLLLFLACHISYLTLVRFDYGYNMAANAAIGLLNLAWWLRWCLRNRPRLPHVWKCAAVVLLLQALALLELLDFPPVFWVLDAHALWHIGTIPLNVLFYSFLMDDSLYLLKANSDLCKAD; this is encoded by the exons ATGGCGGCGCGAACGgcgctgctgttgctgctgggggcagcggcggcgccgggcCCGGCCCGGGGCTCGCAAGGGGACCGGGAGCCGATGTACCGCGAGTGCCTGAGCCGCTGCGAGCGGCAAAACTGCTCCGGGGCGGCGCTGCGGCACTTCCGGGCTCGGCAGCCGCTGTACATGGGCCTGACAG GCTGGACCTGCCGCGACGACTGCAAATACGAGTGCATGTGGCAGACGGTGCGGCTCTACGTGCAGGGCGGCCACAAGGTGCCCCAGTTCCACGGCAAG GTTTCCTTAAACGCCTGGTTCTGGTCCACCGTTTTCCACACGAGGGACACGGCTGTGACGGAG AAACTGGACTATTTCTGTGCTTCAGCCGTCGTCCTGCACTCCGTGTACCTGTGCTGCGTCAG gACGCTGGGGCTGCAGCGGCCAGCCTTAATCAGCATCTTCAgggccttcctcctcctcttccttgccTGCCACATCTCCTACCTGACCCTTGTCCGCTTCGACTACGGCTACAACATGGCTGCAAACGCGGCCATCG ggctcctCAACCTCGCGTGGTGGTTGCGATGGTGCCTGCGGAACCGCCCCCGCCTGCCCCACGTCTGGAAGTGCGCGGccgtggtgctgctgctgcaggcgCTGGCGCTGCTCGAGCTGCTCGACTTCCCCCCCGTCTTCTGGGTGCTGGATGCCCACGCGCTCTGGCACATCGGCACCATCCCCCTCAACGTCCTCTTCTACAG TTTCCTGATGGACGACAGCCTCTACCTCCTGAAGGCCAACTCCGACCTCTGCAAAGCGGACTAG
- the PGAP3 gene encoding post-GPI attachment to proteins factor 3 isoform X1 — protein MAARTALLLLLGAAAAPGPARGSQGDREPMYRECLSRCERQNCSGAALRHFRARQPLYMGLTGWTCRDDCKYECMWQTVRLYVQGGHKVPQFHGKWPFSRFLFFQEPASAFASFLNGLASFVMLLRYKAAVPPASPMYPTCVAFAWVSLNAWFWSTVFHTRDTAVTEKLDYFCASAVVLHSVYLCCVRTLGLQRPALISIFRAFLLLFLACHISYLTLVRFDYGYNMAANAAIGLLNLAWWLRWCLRNRPRLPHVWKCAAVVLLLQALALLELLDFPPVFWVLDAHALWHIGTIPLNVLFYSFLMDDSLYLLKANSDLCKAD, from the exons ATGGCGGCGCGAACGgcgctgctgttgctgctgggggcagcggcggcgccgggcCCGGCCCGGGGCTCGCAAGGGGACCGGGAGCCGATGTACCGCGAGTGCCTGAGCCGCTGCGAGCGGCAAAACTGCTCCGGGGCGGCGCTGCGGCACTTCCGGGCTCGGCAGCCGCTGTACATGGGCCTGACAG GCTGGACCTGCCGCGACGACTGCAAATACGAGTGCATGTGGCAGACGGTGCGGCTCTACGTGCAGGGCGGCCACAAGGTGCCCCAGTTCCACGGCAAG TGGCCCTTCTCGCGGTTCCTGTTCTTCCAGGAGCCAGCCTCCGCCTTCGCCTCCTTCCTCAACGGCTTGGCCAGCTTCGTGATGCTGCTGCGCTACAAAGCCGCTgtcccccccgcctcccccatGTACCCCACCTGCGTCGCCTTTGCCTGG GTTTCCTTAAACGCCTGGTTCTGGTCCACCGTTTTCCACACGAGGGACACGGCTGTGACGGAG AAACTGGACTATTTCTGTGCTTCAGCCGTCGTCCTGCACTCCGTGTACCTGTGCTGCGTCAG gACGCTGGGGCTGCAGCGGCCAGCCTTAATCAGCATCTTCAgggccttcctcctcctcttccttgccTGCCACATCTCCTACCTGACCCTTGTCCGCTTCGACTACGGCTACAACATGGCTGCAAACGCGGCCATCG ggctcctCAACCTCGCGTGGTGGTTGCGATGGTGCCTGCGGAACCGCCCCCGCCTGCCCCACGTCTGGAAGTGCGCGGccgtggtgctgctgctgcaggcgCTGGCGCTGCTCGAGCTGCTCGACTTCCCCCCCGTCTTCTGGGTGCTGGATGCCCACGCGCTCTGGCACATCGGCACCATCCCCCTCAACGTCCTCTTCTACAG TTTCCTGATGGACGACAGCCTCTACCTCCTGAAGGCCAACTCCGACCTCTGCAAAGCGGACTAG
- the TCAP gene encoding telethonin — MLVPSAVVRSGGLISGARLGCRVREEDVGRRETFCAEWLDLELSTRPEDGWCRREVDEEHRELVEHHGETRVLEQRSPWGLLRVGVLGQPLAQHLLPYARTLPLPLFAPQDLRGAKPGVPRTLSRSLSHEAQRG; from the exons ATGCTGGTGCCCAGCGCGGTGGTTCGCAGCGGGGGGCTAATCTCGGGCGCCCGCCTGGGCTGCCGGGTGCGGGAGGAGGACGTGGGGCGGCGCGAGACCTTCTGCGCCGAATGGCTCGACCTGGAGCTCAGCACCAGGCCTGAGGACGG GTGGTGCCGGCGGGAGGTGGACGAGGAGCACCGGGAGCTGGTGGAGCATCACGGGGAGACGCGGGTGCTGGAGCAGCGCTCGCCCTGGGGGCTGCTGCGagtgggggtcctggggcaaCCCCTGgcccagcacctcctgccctACGCCCGTaccctccccctgcccctcttCGCCCCCCAGGACCTCCGCGGAGCCAAGCCGGGGGTCCCACGCACCCTGTCCCGCTCCCTCTCCCACGAGGCGCAGCGGGGCTGA